In Ovis aries strain OAR_USU_Benz2616 breed Rambouillet chromosome 17, ARS-UI_Ramb_v3.0, whole genome shotgun sequence, the following proteins share a genomic window:
- the FGB gene encoding fibrinogen beta chain — MISWNFHKFKTMKHLLLLLLCACIVQAGYLDYDEVDDNRAKLPLDARGHRPYDKRREEAPSLRPVPPPISGGGYRPRPVTETARQKKVERKPPDADGCLHADPDLGVLCPTGCQLQDTLVKQERPVRKSVEDLRNNVESVSQTSSSTFEYITQLKNIWKQRQNQVKDNENVVNEYSSHLEKHQLYIHETVNSNIPTKLRVLRSILEDLRSKIQKLESDVSTQMEYCRTPCTVTCNIPVVSGKECEEIIRNGGETSEMYLIQPEDSSKPYRVYCDMKTEKGGWTVIQNRQDGSVDFGRKWDPYKQGFGNIATNAEGKKYCGIPGEYWLGNDKISQLTNMGPTKLLIEMEDWKGDKVMAIYEGFTVQNEANKYQLSVSKYRGTAGNALIEGASQLVGENRTMTIHNSMFFSTYDRDNDGWKTTDPTKQCSKEDGGGWWYNRCHAANPNGRYYWGGAYTWDMAKHGTDDGVVWMNWQGSWYSMKKMSMKIRPYFPEQ; from the exons ATGATTTCTTGGAACTTCCACAAATTTAAAACCATGAAACATCTATTACTGCTACTTCTGTGTGCTTGTATAGTTCAGGCCGGATATCTTGACTATGATGAG GTAGACGATAACAGAGCTAAG TTACCTTTGGATGCCCGCGGTCATCGGCCCTATGACAAGAGGAGGGAAGAGGCCCCCAGCCTGAGACCTGTGCCCCCTCCCATCAGCGGAGGTGGCTATCGGCCTCGTCCCGTCACAGAAACTGCGCGCCAGAAGAAAGTGGAGAGAAAGCCCCCTGATGCTGATGGCTGCCTGCACGCGGACCCAGACCTG GGTGTGTTGTGTCCTACAGGATGTCAGTTGCAAGATACTTTGGTAAAACAGGAACGACCAGTCCGAAAGAGTGTAGAAGATTTACGTAATAATGTGGAGTCTGTTTCCCAGACCTCTTCTTCCACCTTTGAATATATAACTCAGCTAAAAAACATATGGAAACAAAGGCAGAATCAAGTAAAAG ATAATGAAAATGTAGTAAATGAGTACTCCTCACATCTGGAAAAGCACCAGTTATATATACATGAGACTGTGAACAGTAATATCCCAACTAAGCTTCGTGTGCTCCGTTCAATTCTGGAAGATTTGAGaagcaaaatacaaaaattagaaTCGGATGTCTCAACTCAGATGGAATACTGCCGCACCCCATGTACTGTGACTTGCAATATTCCTGTGGTGTCTGGCAAAG AATGTGAGGAAATCATCAGGAATGGAGGTGAAACATCTGAAATGTACCTCATTCAGCCTGAGGATTCTAGCAAACCATATAGAGTATACTGtgatatgaaaacagaaaaaggag GATGGACAGTAATTCAGAACCGTCAAGATGGTAGTGTTGACTTTGGCAGGAAATGGGATCCATATAAACAAGGATTTGGAAATATTGCAACCAATGCAGAAGGGAAGAAATACTGTGGTATACCAG gtGAGTATTGGCTTGGAAATGACAAAATTAGCCAGCTTACCAATATGGGACCCACAAAGCTTTTGATTGAAATGGAGGACTGGAAAGGCGATAAGGTGATGGCAATCTATGAAGGATTTACTGTACAGAATGAGGCCAACAAATATCAGCTCTCAGTGAGCAAATACAGAGGAACAGCTGGCAATGCCCTCATAGAAGGGGCTTCTCAACTGGTTGGAGAAAACCGGACCATGACCATCCACAACAGCATGTTCTTCAGCACGTACGACAGAGACAACGACGGCTG GAAAACTACAGATCCCACAAAGCAGTGTTCTAAAGAGGATGGTGGTGGATGGTGGTATAACCGATGTCACGCAGCCAATCCCAATGGCAGATACTACTGGGGTGGAGCGTACACCTGGGACATGGCAAAGCACGGCACAGACGATGGAGTGGTGTGGATGAACTGGCAGGGCTCCTGGTACTCGATGAAGAAGATGTCCATGAAGATCAGGCCTTACTTCCCAGAGCAATAG